One genomic segment of Ipomoea triloba cultivar NCNSP0323 chromosome 9, ASM357664v1 includes these proteins:
- the LOC116030396 gene encoding peptidyl-prolyl cis-trans isomerase-like: MGNPRVFFDMTIGGQPAGRIVMELFADTTPQTAENFRALCTGEKGVGKSGKPLHYKGSTFHRVIPNFMCQGGDFTAGNGTGGESIYGSKFKDENFVKKHTGPGILSMANAGPNTNGSQFFICTAKTEWLDGKHVVFGQVVEGLDVVKKVEQVGSGSGRCSKPVVVADCGQLS; this comes from the coding sequence ATGGGCAATCCTAGAGTTTTCTTTGATATGACCATCGGCGGCCAGCCGGCCGGCCGTATAGTGATGGAGTTGTTCGCCGATACGACTCCCCAGACGGCCGAGAACTTCCGTGCTCTCTGCACTGGCGAGAAGGGCGTTGGAAAGTCCGGCAAGCCCTTGCACTACAAGGGCTCCACCTTCCACCGTGTGATCCCCAACTTCATGTGCCAGGGCGGCGATTTCACCGCCGGAAACGGCACCGGAGGAGAGTCGATCTACGGATCGAAGTTCAAGGACGAGAATTTCGTGAAGAAGCACACCGGTCCTGGCATCCTGTCCATGGCCAATGCCGGCCCTAACACCAACGGCTCTCAGTTCTTCATCTGCACGGCGAAGACCGAGTGGCTGGACGGCAAGCACGTGGTGTTCGGCCAGGTGGTTGAAGGTTTGGACGTGGTGAAGAAGGTGGAGCAGGTTGGATCCGGCTCCGGGAGGTGCTCAAAGCCGGTGGTCGTCGCCGACTGTGGTCAACTCTCTTAA
- the LOC116030043 gene encoding uncharacterized protein LOC116030043: MDWFFKLCFAAFLTAAVAIGTTHGLTIISGTVFCDQCKDGKVSLFDYPVYGIKVAMACPDGNGQMTTRGEEATNWLGGFNMRFDGTQDLSNCFVQVSGSSQPSATCGAGGGPAKPLKLMFRMFDMEMYAVEPLISQPAQPMSFCPSSSVPAPITPSPVTPALPPLPSLPPMPPSPFLEASACPYQKWMMPEYRCYWKVLSPDAKVGVVFGLLAARKYGTDMTLWEGMTGRGEPYRTLLREGTTALLNSYNTLLFPFHPLGVVERMNWALMGSTQQVLHTALSFMRANSGTSQPTSTCRFTSCTTNS; this comes from the exons ATGGATTGGTTCTTCAAGCTTTGCTTCGCTGCTTTTCTCACTGCAGCCGTTGCCATTGGTACAACTCATGGGCTAACCATTATCTCCGGCACTGTGTTCTGTGATCAGTGTAAAGATGGCAAAGTTTCCCTCTTTGATTATCCAGTATATG GAATAAAAGTGGCAATGGCTTGTCCAGATGGCAACGGGCAAATGACAACACGGGGAGAGGAAGCTACGAATTGGTTAGGAGGTTTCAACATGAGATTTGATGGCACCCAAGATTTGAGCAACTGTTTTGTGCAGGTTTCAGGGAGTAGCCAACCGTCTGCAACCTGCGGGGCAGGTGGGGGTCCAGCCAAGCCTCTAAAGCTAATGTTCAGGATGTTTGATATGGAAATGTATGCAGTGGAACCTCTGATTTCTCAGCCTGCCCAGCCGATGTCCTTCTGCCCATCTTCTTCTGTGCCCGCGCCAATCACTCCTTCGCCTGTAACACCTGCACTCCCGCCATTGCCAAGCTTACCCCCAATGCCTCCATCCCCATTTCTGGAAGCTTCAGCCTGCCCATACCA GAAATGGATGATGCCAGAATACAGATGCTACTGGAAGGTTCTGAGTCCTGATGCAAAAGTGGGGGTTGTTTTCGGGCTGCTAGCCGCCCGGAAATATGGAACAGACATGACACTTTGGGAAGGGATGACAGGAAGAGGGGAGCCCTACAGGACACTGCTAAGGGAAGGAACAACAGCCCTTCTCAACTCATATAATACCTTACTGTTCCCATTCCACCCTCTGGGAGTCGTGGAACGAATGAATTGGGCATTGATGGGATCTACACAGCAAGTCCTCCACACTGCTCTCAGTTTCATGAGAGCAAACTCTGGAACCTCTCAGCCTACTTCTACCTGCAGATTCACTTCTTGCACCACAAATTCTTGA
- the LOC116029441 gene encoding proline-rich protein 4-like: MGLKSLSRRGILLGFLLSFFLVVNVNFCYADQGEKTVQVVGFGECADCKENNIQTTQAFSELRVSIDCKLENGEMRTRGMGKLDKDGKFEVSLPAAIVKEDGGLKEECYAQLHTASSAAPCPAHNAIEASKIVKTGGKLQGFEAAGKLKFSAAICASASFWPPFYKKPFFKKPLPHPFPFYKPKPHPIYKPKPKPPIYIPHVPIYKPKPKPPIYIPHVPIYKPKPKPPIYKPPTPVYTPTPNPPVYKPPAPVYKPKPKPPVYKPPTPVYTPKPFPPVPIHKPFPKPPIYKPPFYKPHPFHKPWPPVYIPPFKKPCPPPHG; encoded by the exons ATGGGGCTCAAGTCCCTTAGTCGTCGCGGAATCCTTCTGGGATTTCTGCTGTCTTTTTTCCTAGTTGTTAACGTGAATTTCTGCTACGCTGATCAAGGTGAAAAGACAGTCCAGGTTGTTGGATTCGGAGAATGTGCTGATTGCAAGGAGAACAACATTCAGACTACTCAAGCATTTTCTG AGCTTAGGGTGAGCATTGACTGCAAGCTCGAGAATGGGGAGATGCGGACGAGAGGAATGGGGAAGCTGGATAAAGACGGCAAGTTTGAAGTGTCGTTGCCGGCGGCGATTGTGAAAGAAGACGGCGGATTGAAGGAGGAGTGTTATGCTCAGCTCCACACTGCATCTTCTGCTGCACCGTGCCCCGCACATAACGCCATTGAAGCTTCTAAGATCGTTAAAACAGGTGGAAAACTGCAGGGATTTGAAGCCGCCGGAAAACTGAAATTCTCGGCAGCCATTTGCGCTTCAGCTAGTTTCTGGCCACCCTTTTATAAGAAACCCTTCTTCAAGAAACCGCTTCCCCATCCTTTCCCCTTTTATAAACCAAAACCACACCCAATTTACAAGCCCAAGCCAAAGCCACCGATTTACATTCCTCACGTCCCCATTTACAAGCCCAAACCAAAGCCACCGATTTACATTCCTCACGTCCCTATATACAAGCCCAAGCCTAAGCCACCGATTTACAAACCTCCAACTCCCGTGTACACGCCAACGCCAAATCCACCTGTTTACAAACCTCCGGCCCCCGTGTACAAGCCAAAGCCAAAGCCACCAGTTTACAAACCTCCCACGCCCGTTTATACCCCAAAACCGTTTCCGCCCGTCCCAATTCACAAGCCTTTTCCAAAGCCACCGATTTACAAACCACCATTTTATAAGCCGCATCCCTTCCACAAGCCATGGCCACCGGTTTACATTCCTCCCTTCAAGAAACCATGCCCACCACCCCATGGCTAG
- the LOC116029442 gene encoding peptidyl-prolyl cis-trans isomerase-like, with amino-acid sequence MANPKVFFDVTIGGQPAGRIVMELFADSTPKTAENFRALCTGEKGIGKSGKPLHYKASTFHRVIPNFMCQGGDFTAGNGTGGESIYGSKFSDENFVKKHTGPGILSMANAGPNTNGSQFFICTAKTEWLDGKHVVFGQVVDGMDVVKKVEQVGSGSGRCSKPVAIADCGQLS; translated from the coding sequence ATGGCTAATCCTAAAGTTTTCTTTGACGTCACCATCGGCGGCCAGCCGGCCGGCCGTATAGTGATGGAGTTGTTTGCCGACTCGACTCCCAAAACGGCTGAGAATTTCCGCGCTCTCTGCACCGGGGAGAAAGGCATTGGGAAGTCAGGCAAGCCGTTGCACTACAAGGCATCCACATTCCACCGTGTGATCCCCAATTTCATGTGCCAGGGCGGTGATTTCACCGCCGGAAACGGCACCGGAGGAGAATCGATCTACGGATCGAAGTTCAGCGACGAGAATTTCGTGAAGAAGCACACCGGCCCCGGGATCCTGTCCATGGCCAATGCCGGCCCTAACACCAACGGATCGCAATTCTTCATCTGCACGGCGAAGACGGAGTGGCTGGACGGAAAGCACGTGGTGTTCGGACAGGTGGTTGATGGTATGGACGTGGTGAAGAAGGTGGAGCAGGTTGGATCCGGCTCCGGAAGGTGCTCGAAGCCGGTTGCGATCGCTGATTGTGGTCAACTTTCCTAA
- the LOC116028930 gene encoding probable amidase At4g34880: MNRQWLLVLLAVVVVVSGWQNSNSCHAFRIEEATIAELRAAFKHNQLSSRQLVEFYLEEIKKLNPVLKGVIEVNPDALVQADRADYERKANKAGSNSGLHGIPILVKDNIGTKDKLNTTAGSFALLGSVVPRDAGVVMKLRKAGAIILGKASLSEWANFRSVNAPSGWSARGGQGKNPYVLSAQPCGSSSGSAISVATNMAAVSLGTETDGSILCPSSFNAVVGIKPTIGLTSRAGVIPISPRQDTVGPICRTVSDAAHVLDAIVGFDYNDAEATRAAEKFIPAGGYTQFLKHDGLKGKRIGIVRNPFFNFSSSPVLAKSFESHFQTLREQGAVLVDNVEIANLNTILEANSSGESTALLAEFKIAINAYLQGLLHSPVRSLADLIAFNNKYSDLEKIKEFGQLAFLVAEQTNGIGDAERKALKNMKKLTEEGFVKTVMENKVDALVTSASFVSPVLAIGGFPGITVPAAYNSHGVPVGICFSGLKGSEPTLIEIGYAFEQATKARKLPTFLPS; the protein is encoded by the exons ATGAACAGGCAGTGGTTGTTAGTCTTATTAGCTGTAGTAGTGGTGGTTTCGGGGTGGCAGAACAGTAACAGTTGCCATGCATTTAGAATAGAAGAAGCCACCATTGCTGAACTCCGGGCTGCTTTCAAGCACAACCAGCTGAGTTCTAGGCAGCTTGTGGAGTTTTAccttgaagaaattaaaaaattaaacccaGTTCTGAAAGGGGTAATAGAAGTGAACCCGGATGCACTTGTGCAGGCTGACAGGGCTGACTATGAGAGGAAGGCAAATAAGGCTGGTTCCAATTCGGGGTTGCATGGTATCCCTATCCTTGTCAAGGACAACATTGGAACAAAGGATAAGCTTAACACCACTGCCGGATCCTTTGCTTTGCTGGGATCAGTGGTGCCTCGCGACGCTGGCGTGGTGATGAAGCTGAGGAAAGCCGGAGCCATTATCCTGGGGAAAGCTAGTTTGAGTGAGTGGGCTAATTTTCGGTCTGTCAATGCACCTAGTGGCTGGAGTGCTAGAGGAGGACAAGGAAAG AACCCCTATGTTCTATCTGCGCAGCCATGTGGCTCAAGCAGCGGCTCTGCAATTTCAGTGGCTACAAACATGGCAGCAGTGTCGTTGGGGACGGAGACTGATGGCTCTATCCTGTGTCCTTCTAGTTTCAATGCAGTAGTGGGCATCAAGCCAACCATTGGTCTTACCAGCAGAGCTGGAGTTATCCCAATATCTCCAAGACAGGATACTGTAGG GCCAATCTGCAGAACTGTATCAGATGCTGCTCATGTTCTTGATGCTATTGTAGGCTTCGACTACAACGATGCCGAAGCAACTAGAGCAGCAGAGAAGTTCATCCCCGCAGGTGGCTATACTCAGTTTCTGAAGCACGATGGTCTCAAGGGAAAGAGGATTGGAATAGTTAGGAACCCATTCTTTAACTTCAGCAGCAGTCCAGTCCTAGCTAAGAGTTTTGAATCCCATTTCCAAACCTTAAG GGAACAAGGAGCAGTCTTGGTAGACAACGTAGAAATAGCCAACCTTAATACTATTTTGGAAGCCAATTCAAGCGGCGAATCTACAGCACTGCTGGCTGAGTTCAAGATCGCCATCAATGCTTACCTGCAAGGTCTCCTTCATTCTCCCGTTCGATCGTTGGCTGATTTGATAGCCTTCAACAACAAGTACTCTGATTTG GAGAAGATAAAGGAGTTTGGCCAACTGGCATTCCTTGTGGCGGAACAGACGAATGGGATTGGAGATGCAGAAAGGAAAGCTCTAAAGAACATGAAGAAATTAACAGAAGAAGGATTTGTGAAAACAGTGATGGAGAATAAGGTGGATGCATTGGTGACCTCTGCTTCATTTGTTTCTCCGGTTCTTGCCATCGGCGGTTTCCCCGGAATCACTGTTCCGGCAGCTTACAACAGCCACGGAGTGCCTGTTGGCATCTGTTTTAGTGGATTGAAAGGCTCTGAGCCCACACTGATTGAGATTGGCTATGCATTTGAGCAAGCAACCAAGGCTAGAAAACTTCCAACATTTTTGCCCTCATAG
- the LOC116031035 gene encoding probable magnesium transporter NIPA6, whose amino-acid sequence MAVSDNARGLILAMLSSLFIGTSFILKKKGLKRAAAAGTRAGVGGYSYLQEPLWWAGMITMIVGEVANFVAYVYAPAVLVTPLGALSIIVSAVLAHFMLKERLRKLCMLGCASCIVGSVVIVIHAPQERVPTSIQEIWNLATQPAFLVYVAATLLIVMALILHFEAQYGQTNLLVYLGICSLMGSLTVVSIKAIGIAIKLTLEGISQIAYPQTWFFLMVTVICAITQLNYLNKALDTFNTAIVSPVYYVLFTTLTIVASAIMFKDWAEQDASSIASEICGFVTVLSGTIILHVAREQEPTNPPGTIIWYDEEQIKDMEDAHYITLQSSEYFT is encoded by the exons ATGGCGGTTTCCGATAATGCGAGAGGGCTAATtctggcaatgttgtcaagctTGTTTATCGGGACGAGCTTTATCTTGAAGAAGAAGGGGCTGAAGCGTGCTGCCGCCGCCGGTACTCGAGCAG GTGTTGGAGGCTATTCTTACTTGCAAGAACCTCTTTGGTGGGCTGGCATGATTACTA TGATTGTTGGAGAAGTTGCAAACTTTGTGGCTTATGTTTATGCCCCAGCAGTTCTTGTGACCCCCCTTGGTGCATTGAGTATAATAGTCAG TGCTGTTTTGGCACACTTTATGTTGAAAGAACGACTACGGAAACTATGCATGCTGGGTTGTGCTTCGTGTATTGTAGGGTCTGTGGTAATTGTAATACATGCTCCTCAGGAGCGTGTGCCAACTTCTATTCAAGAAATCTGGAATTTGGCAACTCAACCAG CATTTTTAGTTTATGTAGCAGCAAcattattaattgtgatggCATTGATATTGCATTTCGAGGCTCAGTATGGGCAGACAAACTTACTGGTTTACTTGGGTATCTGTTCCTTAATGGGTTCACTGACG GTTGTGAGCATAAAAGCCATTGGAATTGCAATAAAACTTACTCTAGAGGGAATAAGTCAAATTGCATATCCCCAAACATGGTTCTTTCTCATGGTTACAGTGATATGTGCAATCACACAGTTGAATTACCTAAACAAG GCACTTGATACATTCAATACTGCAATTGTTTCTCCAGTATATTATGTATTGTTCACCACCCTTACCATTGTTGCGAGCGCAATAATGTTCAAG GACTGGGCAGAACAAGATGCTAGCAGCATAGCATCTGAGATATGTGGATTTGTGACTGTACTTTCTGGAACAATTATACTTCACGTTGCTAGAGAACAGGAACCAACAAATCCTCCGG GAACCATAATTTGGTATGATGAAGAACAGATAAAAGATATGGAGGATGCACATTATATTACATTGCAGAGTTCAGAGTATTTCACATGA
- the LOC116030710 gene encoding dirigent protein 23-like, translating into MERLVLVGMLFLVVIGMPIGGNGQNQDSWVKRVDTGKQVVTTMQFYFHDILSGSNPSAIQVAQASGNRNSLTNFGTIMMADDALTVGPDPSSKVVGRARGLYGSAGQTDLGLIMAMSYTFTDGDYAGSSFSLLSINPAMNPVREMAIVGGTGLFRLARGYAIANTVSLNPTNGDAVVGYNVTLSTYI; encoded by the coding sequence atGGAGAGATTAGTTTTGGTCGGCATGTTGTTCCTGGTGGTGATAGGCATGCCTATAGGAGGGAATGGGCAGAACCAAGACTCGTGGGTGAAAAGAGTTGATACTGGTAAACAAGTGGTGACCACAATGCAATTCTACTTCCATGATATCCTTAGCGGCTCCAACCCAAGTGCTATCCAGGTCGCTCAGGCGTCAGGGAACAGAAACTCCCTTACAAACTTCGGCACCATTATGATGGCGGATGACGCGTTGACGGTGGGGCCTGATCCGTCGTCGAAGGTAGTGGGACGTGCCCGCGGGCTGTACGGATCCGCGGGGCAGACCGACCTGGGCCTCATCATGGCCATGAGCTACACCTTCACCGACGGCGACTACGCCGGAAGCTCTTTCAGCCTTCTAAGCATTAACCCGGCGATGAACCCGGTCCGTGAAATGGCTATAGTGGGAGGTACCGGTCTCTTCCGTTTGGCACGCGGATATGCCATCGCCAACACCGTTTCCCTTAATCCCACCAATGGGGATGCTGTTGTTGGCTACAACGTTACTCTTTCTACCTACATTTGA
- the LOC116030042 gene encoding eukaryotic translation initiation factor 4B3-like, translating into MAATVSAWGKPGAWALDSEENESQLNDDTQSKGSDGGGVAAALSDFPSLATAAAAKTKKKKPQTLSLQEFSTYSSAKQVQSVGLTPDEMISLPTGPRERTAEELDRSRLGGGFKSYGSSYDRPGRGSSDEPRRRGGFGRDDSREFTPSRADETDDWGASKKFTPGNGFERRERGERVGFFSDSNSRADGSDNWAANKSFVPSEGRRVERRGGFESNGGGADSDNWTKRKEDEGRKLGAFDGLREKRGSRESMNNVSEPETWGRKRDDSNGRPKLNLQPRTIPIGEGQQNDNGTTGKPKAANPFGEARPREEVLKEKGQDWKEIDQKLESLKIKEAGKKSSGSSKEGASPEKRTERSWRRFDMNDDAHSRSESTVNGSSEEAGAGECKSYAGAGECKSYAEACQQEN; encoded by the exons ATGGCGGCAACTGTGAGCGCTTGGGGAAAGCCGGGAGCTTGGGCCTTGGATTCTGAGGAGAATGAATCCCAGCTTAACGACGACACCCAATCTAAAGGTAGCGATGGCGGCGGCGTCGCGGCGGCGCTTTCCGATTTCCCTTCACTGGctaccgccgccgccgccaagACCAAGAAGAAGAAGCCGCAAACCTTGTCTTTGCAGGAGTTTTCCACTTACAGCTCTGCTAAGCAGGTTCAATCCGTAGGGCTCACACCTGATGAGATGATTTCTCTTCCCACTGGCCCTCGCGAACGAACTGCTGAGGAGCTCGACCGCTCTAGGCTCGGCGGTGGGTTTAAATCGTACGGTTCTTCATACGACAGGCCGGGTCGGGGCTCCTCGGACGAGCCTCGCCGGCGAGGCGGGTTCGGTAGGGACGACAGTCGTGAATTTACGCCTTCTCGCGCTGACGAGACCGATGATTGGGGAGCTTCCAAGAAATTTACGCCCGGAAACGGTTTTGAGAGAAGGGAAAGAGGGGAGAGGGTAGGGTTTTTCTCTGATTCGAATTCCCGCGCTGACGGGTCGGATAATTGGGCGGCGAATAAATCTTTCGTCCCGTCCGAGGGCCGGAGGGTTGAGAGGAGAGGCGGGTTTGAATCAAACGGCGGCGGTGCTGATTCGGATAATTGGACAAAGAGGAAGGAAGATGAAGGGCGGAAATTGGGTGCATTTGATGGTTTAAGAGAGAAGAGAGGTAGTCGTGAGTCAATGAATAATGTTTCAGAACCGGAGACTTGGGGGAGAAAGAGAGATGACAGCAATGGCAGACCTAAGCTAAATTTGCAGCCAAGGACAATTCCCATAGGTGAAGGGCAGCAGAACGACAATGGAACCACAGGGAAGCCCAAGGCGGCGAACCCATTCGGGGAAGCTAGGCCGAGAGAAGAGGTTCTGAAGGAGAAGGGGCAAGACTGGAAGGAGATTGATCAAAAGCTCGAGTCTTTAAAGATAAAGGAGGCTGGAAAGAAGAGTTCTGGGAGCAGTAAAGAAGGAGCTTCTCCTGAGAAGAGGACAGAAAGGAGTTGGAGGAGGTTTGATATGAATGATGATGCTCATTCCAG ATCTGAGAGCACTGTAAATGGATCTTCGGAGGAAGCTGGAGCTGGAGAATGCAAAAGTTACGCTGGAGCTGGAGAATGCAAAAGTTACGCTGAAGCTTGTCAACAAGAGAACTAG